The region ACCCAAACAGTGAAGCCCAGCAGGGCGGCTCTGGCGGGACCAAGACTGACCGTGGGTCTACATTGTGTGGATTCTTCGGCTTAAGTTGGGAAAGAGAATACTATGATTCAAACTGAAAGCCGGCTCGAAGTGGCTGACAATACCGGTGCCAAAGAAGTAATGTGCATCAAGGTATTGGGCGGCTCCAAGCGCCGTTATGCTGGCATTGGCGATGTGATCAAGGTAACCGTTAAGGTTGCTGCGCCACGTGGCCGTGTCAAAAAAGGTGAAATTTATAACGCCGTGGTTGTGCGCACCGCTAAAGGTGTTCGCCGCCAAGACGGTTCCCTGGTGAAGTTCGACGGCAATGCCGCCGTTCTGTTGAACGCCAAGCTGGAACCGATCGGTACCCGTATTTTTGGACCTGTCACACGCGAACTGCGTACTGAGAAGTTCATGAAAATCGTGTCCCTGGCACCGGAAGTCCTGTAAGGAGTCGTAATGGATAAGATTCGTAAAAACGACGAAGTCATCGTTCTGACCGGGAAAGACAAGGGCAAACGTGGTGTGGTACAGCAGCGTATCGATGCTGAACATATCGTGGTTGACGGCATTAACATCGCTAAAAAAGCGACTAAGCCAAACCCGATGACTGGCGTAACTGGTGGTATCGTCGATAAGACCATGCCAATTCACGTGTCCAACGTTGCATTGTTTAATGCAGCGACTGGCAAGGCAGATCGCGTGGGTTTCAAAGAAGTGGACGGCAAGAAAGTTCGCATCTTTAAATCCTCCGGCGAAGTAGTGAAGGCTTAAGAAATCATGGCACGTCTCCAAGAATTCTATAAAGAAAAAGTCGTTGCCGACCTGACCAGCAAGTTTGGTTACAAGTCGGTAATGGAAGTTCCACGCCTGACCAAGATCACCCTGAACATGGGTGTTGGTGAGGCTATCGCGGATAAAAAAGTTCTCGAGCACGCAGTTGCTGACTTGACCAAGATCGCCGGCCAGAAGCCAGTGACCACCAAGTCCCGCAAAGCGATCGCAGGCTTCAAAATCCGTGAAGGTTACCCGATCGGTACGATGGTCACCCTGCGCGGCGCTCGCATGTACGAGTTCCTGGATCGCTTCATTACCGTGGCTCTGCCGCGCGTACGCGATTTCCGTGGTGTGAACGGCCGTGCATTTGATGGTCGTGGCAACTACAACATCGGTGTCAAGGAACAGATCATTTTCCCTGAAATCGAATACGACAAGATTGACGCGTTGCGCGGTATGAATATCAGCATCACGACAACCGCTAAGACCGATGACGAAGCCAAAGCTTTGCTCGCCGCCTTTAAATTCCCTTTCAGGAACTGATCATGGCCAAACTGTCACTGATTAATCGTGAGATCAAGCGTGCTGACCTGGTGGCGAAATTCGCCCCTAAGCGCGAAGCTCTCAAGGCCATCGTCGATGACCAATCGAAATCGGAAGAAGAGCGCTACGAAGCTCGCCTGAAATTGCAGGCGCTGCCACGTAACTCGAACCCGACGCGTCAACGTAACCGTTGCGCCATCACTGGTCGTCCGCGCGGCACATTCCGTAAATTCGGTCTGGGTCGTATCAAGCTCCGTGAATTCGCCATGCGTGGTGAAATTCCGGGTATGACAAAAGCAAGCTGGTAATAGGAGAATATGCAATGAGTATGAGCGATCCTATCGCCGATATGCTGACCCGCATTCGCAATGCACAAGGCGTGCAAAAGACGACCGTGGCCATGCCATCGTCGAAAGTCAAAATTGCGATTGCCAGCGTCCTGAAGGACGAGGGTTACATTGAAGATTTCGCTGTTGCCGAAGCTGGTGGCAAAGCGGAACTGAAAATCGGTTTGAAGTATTATGTTGGCCGTCCCGTCATTGAGCGCTTGGAGCGCGTGTCCCGTCCGGGTCTGCGCGTCTACAAGGGTAAAGACGAGATCCCTGTTGTGATGAATGGCTTGGGTGTGGCGATCGTGTCGACTCCGCAAGGCGTCATGACTGACCGCAAAGCACGCGCTACCGGTGTCGGCGGCGAAGTTATTTGCTACGTGGCTTAAGGAGTTACACATGTCTCGAGTAGCTAAAATGCCTATCGTAGTGCCAGCTGGCGCCGAAGTCGCCATCTCCGCACAAGCGATCACCGTAAAAGGCCCGCTGGGCGTACTTTCCCAGGCCCTCACCGGCCAGGTCAAAGTGGAAAACAATGCAGGAACCCTGAGTTTCGACGTGGCGAACGACAGCCGCGAAGCCAATGCCATGTCCGGCACGCTGCGCGCACTGGTCAACAACATGGTTGTTGGCGTCACCAAGGGTTTCGAGAAAAAGCTGAACCTGGTAGGCGTGGGTTACAAGGCGCAAGCTCAAGGCGACAAGCTGAATCTGTCCCTGGGTTTCTCGCACCCTGTAGTGCATGACATGCCAGCTGGCGTTACCTGCGCAACACCAACCCCGACCGAGATCCTGATTAAAGGTATCGACCGTCAACAGGTTGGCCAGGTAGCCGCTGAAGTTCGTGCTTACCGCGCTCCTGAGCCTTATAAAGGCAAGGGCGTTCGCTATGCGGACGAAGTGGTTAAGCTTAAAGAAACCAAGAAGAAGTAATTAGGGGCTGACGATGGATAAGAAAGAATCACGGCTTCGCCGCGGACGCCAAACCCGCATCAAGATTGCGGAATTGAAAGTAAATCGCTTGTCGGTGCATCGCACCAACCTGCACATTTACGCCAACCTGATCAGCCCGGACGCTAAAGTCCTGGTTTCGGCCTCGACGGCTGAAGCGGAAGTTCGCGCTGAACTGGCAGGCCAATCCGGCAAAGGCGGCAATGCCGCTGCTGCAGCCTTGATCGGCAAGCGCGTCGCTGAAAAAGCGTTGAAAGCAGGGATTACCGAAGTTGCGTTTGACCGCTCCGGTTTCCGTTACCACGGCCGTGTGAAAGCGTTGGCAGAAGCCGCACGCGAAGCCGGTCTGAAGTTCTAAGGATCAATCATGGCAAAAATGCAAGCAAAAATGCAAAGCGACAAGCCGGATGATGGCATGCGCGAAAAAATGATCGCGATCAACCGCGTGACCAAAGTGGTCAAGGGTGGTCGTATCATGGGTTTCGCCGCGCTGACCGTAGTTGGTGATGGCGATGGCCGCGTCGGCATGGGCAAGGGCAAATCGAAAGAAGTGCCAGTTGGCGTGCAGAAGGCAATGGAAGAAGCCCGTCGCAACCTGATCAAAGTACCGCTCAAAAACGGCACCTTGCATCACACGGTTGTTGGTCGTCACGGCGCCTCCAAGGTCCTGATGAACCCAGCTAAGCCTGGTACTGGCGTTATCGCTGGTGGCGCAATGCGCGCTATCTTCGAAGTGATGGGCGTGACGGACGTGGTGGCGAAATCCACCGGTTCGAACAACCCATACAACCTGGTACGCGCTACGCTGGACGGCCTGTCGAAAATGAGCACTGCTTCCGATATCGCTGCCAAACGCGGCAAGTCGGTCGAAGACATTCTGGCTTAAGGTGGACAAAATGACAAATACAGTCAAAGTGCAATTGGTCAAGGGCTTGATCGGTACGCGCGAATCGCATCGCGCTACTGTGCGCGGTCTGGGTCTGCGTCGTGTAAATTCGGTTTCCGAATTGCAAGACACCCCATCCGTACGCGGCATGATCAATAAAGTATCGTATCTCGTTAAAGTTGTCGGGTAAGCCTTCGGGCTTACACGAACGGAGCAAATCATGGAATTGAATACTATTGCACCAGCCGAAGGCGCTAAGCACTACAAGCGTCGCGTCGGTCGCGGTATCGGCTCCGGCCTGGGTAAAACCTCGGGTCGTGGTCACAAAGGTCAGAAATCGCGTTCGGGCGGCTTTCATAAAGTCGGTTTCGAAGGCGGTCAGATGCCTCTGCAACGCCGTCTGCCTAAGCGCGGTTTCAAATCGATGCACGCAACCTTCAAAGCTGAAGTGCGCCTGTCCGATCTGAACAACCTGGCTGTTGGCGATGTCGACATTCTGGTCTTGAAGCAAGCTGGCGTTCTGGGCGTGTTGGCCCGTGACGTGCGCGTGATCTTGTCCGGCGAAATCACCAAAGCGGTGAATTTGAAGGGCTTGAAAGTGTCCGCTGGCGCGAAAGCAGCCATCGAAGCAGCCGGCGGCTCGGTAGCCTGAGTTGACCGCTAACAGCTTGATCGGAGCGAAAATTGGCGACTAATCCACAACTTGCTAAAAGTGCAGCGGCCGGTTTCCCTTGGGGACGGCTCTGGTTTTTGCTTGGCGCATTGGTGGTTTATCGTATCGGTGCTCACGTCCCGGTTCCCGGGATTGACCCGACACAATTAGCCTCGCTGTTCAAGGAGCACGAAGGCGGCGTCCTGGGCATGTTCAACATGTTCTCGGGCGGTGCCTTGTCTCGTTTTACAGTGTTTGCGCTGGGTATCATGCCTTATATCTCGGCCTCGATCATCATGCAATTGCTGTCGATCGTGTCACCGCAGATGGAAGCGTTGAAAAAAGAAGGCGAAGCAGGTCGTCGCAAGATCACCCAGTACACCCGGTATTTCACGGTTGCCCTGGCACTGTTCCAAGCGTTAGGCATTGCAGTCGCACTGGAGTCGCAAGCTGGTCTGGTGTTGGAACCTGGTCTTGCATTCCGCTTCGTGACGGTCGTCACTTTGTTGACCGGAACAATGTTTTTGATGTGGTTGGGTGAGCAAATTACCGAGCGTGGTTTAGGTAATGGCATCTCGATCATCATTTTTGCCGGGATTGCAGCAGGTCTGCCGTCGGCGTTGGGTGGCTTGTTCACTCAAGTGTCGAATGGTTCGATCGGCAGCTTCAGCGCGATTTTCATCGTGATCCTGGTAGCACTGGTAACGTACTTCGTCGTATTCGTCGAACGTGGTCAGCGCAAAATATTGGTCAACTACGCGAAGCGCCAGGTAGGCAACAAGATTTATGGCGGTCAAACCAGCCATTTGCCGTTGAAGCTGAACATGGCCGGCGTGATCCCGCCGATCTTTGCTTCTTCGATCATCTTGTTCCCGGCCACTATCGTGGACTGGTTTTCAAAGGGCGCCGACAACGCTAACCCTGCGGTGCGGTTCTTGAAAGATTTGGCAGCATCGATGGGGCCTGGTGAGCCTATCCATGCGCTGTTGTACGCAGTGGCGATCGTGTTTTTCTGTTTCTTCTATACAGCGCTGGTGTTTAACAGCAAGGAAACAGCGGATAACTTGAAGAAAAGCGGTGCGTTCATTCCCGGGATCCGTCCAGGCGAGCAGACAGCCCGTTACATCGACAAGATCCTGACACGCTTGACACTTGCCGGCGCAGTCTACATCACCCTGGTGTGTTTATTGCCGGAATTTATGCAAGCCCAGTGGAAAGTACCATTCTATTTCGGCGGTACTTCTTTATTGATTATTGTAGTTGTCACCATGGATTTCATGGCGCAAGTACAGAACTACGTGATGTCGCAGCAATATGATTCGCTGCTGCGCAAAGCAAATTTCAAGGGCGGAATTCCGACGCGTTAAGCGCGGTAAACATACCGAATGGCAAAAGACGACGTCATACAGATGCAGGGCGAGATTCTTGAGAATCTCCCAAATGCAACATTTCGAGTGAAGCTGGAGAACGGACACGTGGTGCTCGGGCATATTTCAGGTAAAATGCGGATGAACTATATTCGCATTCTCCCTGGAGACAAGGTGACGGTGGAGTTAACGCCGTACGACCTGAGCCGAGCCCGCATTGTGTTCCGTACCAAGTAACACACTGAATCAAACCAAAGAAGCGAAAGAAAGAGCCCAAAAATGAAAGTTCTCGCATCAGTCAAGCGGATCTGCCGCAACTGCAAGATCATCAAGCGCAAAGGCGTAGTCCGCGTTATCTGCGTGGAACCACGTCACAAGCAGCGTCAAGGTTAATCGAGGAATAACAAATGGCACGTATTGCAGGGGTTAATATCCCAAATCATCAGCATACCGTTATCGGCCTGACGGCCATCTACGGTGTGGGCCGTCCACGCGCAGAGAAAATCTGTGCATCGACCGGTGTAGCAACCAACAAAAAGATCAAAGATCTGGATGACAGCGAACTGGAAAAGCTGCGCGATGAAGTAGGTAAATTCATCGTCGAAGGCGATCTGCGTCGTGAACTGTCCATGAACATCAAGCGTTTGATGGATCTGGGTTGCTACCGCGGCATGCGTCATCGTAAGGGTCTGCCTTGCCGTGGCCAGCGTACGCGTACGAACGCACGTACCCGCAAGGGACCGCGTAAAGCCGCTCAATCGCTGAAAAAATAATCCGCTAGGGAATAATTATGGCTAAGTCGCAAAATAACGCCGCATCAGCACGCGTGCGTAAAAAAGTTAAAAAGAACGTCGCTGAAGGCATCGCACATGTCCACGCTTCGTTCAATAACACCATCATTACCATCACCGATCGTCAAGGCAATGCCTTGTCGTGGGCTACCTCCGGCGGTGCAGGCTTCAAGGGTTCGCGTAAATCGACCCCATTCGCAGCGCAGGTCGCCGCGGAAGCCGCTGGTAAAGTGGCTGTTGAGTGTGGCGTCAAGAACCTGGAAGTACGTATCAAGGGCCCAGGTCCTGGTCGTGAATCCGCCGTTCGCGCGCTGAACAACCTGGGCATCAAGATCACCGAGATCCAGGACGTGACGCCGGTACCGCACAACGGTTGCCGTCCACCGAAACGTCGTCGTATCTAAGATAGTGTTGCAGAGGGCGCTTCGGCGCCAGCTGCTTTGCTGTCTGTTGTAACTCAGTACAGTTGTGTGAAAACGCTGGAGCAGGGAGCCGGAAACGGTTATACTGCCCGGCTGTTCTTGCCTGTCAAATCCTGTTTGACGGGTTTTTCGTTTTCAGCCACCGTCTGATTGAAACCAAATCAGACTAGCGCCTAACCGCATCAGTGTGTTTGATCATGCATGTGGCTGGGGCGTTATCATTTAAAAAAAGGAAGTATCGTGGCACGTTATATCGGACCTAAAGCAAAACTTTCCCGCCGTGAAGGTACAGACCTGTTCCTGAAGAGCGCACGTCGCTCGCTGGACAGCAAGTGCAAACTGGACGTCAAGCCAGGCCAGCACGGTGTCAAATCCGGCGCCCGCACCTCGGACTACGGTAACCAACTGCGCGAAAAGCAAAAAGTCAAGCGCATGTACGGCGTGCTGGAACGTCAATTCCGCCGCTACTTCGCTGAAGCAGACCGTCGTAAAGGCAACACCGGCGAAACGCTGTTGAAGTTGCTGGAAACGCGTCTGGACAACGTTTGCTACCGCATGGGCTTTGGCTCGACCCGCGCTGAAGCGCGTCAATTGGTCAGCCACAAAGCGTTCACCGTGAACGGTATCGTTGTGAACATCGCTTCGTACGCAGTCAAAGTTGGCGACATCGTTGCTGTTCGTGAAAAATCGAAAAAGCAAGTGCGTATCGTTGAAGCACTGTCGCTGGCTGAACAAGTTGGTATGCCTAGCTGGGTTTCGGTTGATGCCAAGAAAATGGAAGGTACTTTCAAGTCCCTGCCAGAGCGTAACGAAATCGCTAACGACGTCAACGAATCGCTGATCGTCGAGCTGTACTCGCGTTAATAGCAGTTAGCACCATCACCGCCCACTCGTTTTCTTTCGGGTGGGCGTTTTACTAATGCCATCAGCCTTATCGGTGTAATGAGCCGAGGGTATTGAAAAGGACATTTCATGCAAAACAGTTTGTTGAAGCCACGTATTATCGATGTTGAAGCTCTCGGTGCAGGTCACGCCAAGGTCGTGATGGAACCGTTCGAGCGCGGCTATGGCCACACATTGGGTAACGCGTTGCGCCGCGTTCTGCTGTCGTCGATGGTAGGCTACGCGCCGACCGAAGTGACGATCGCTGGCGTCGTCCACGAATATTCCTCCCTCGATGGCGTGCAAGAGGACGTCGTCGATCTGTTGCTGAACTTGAAGGGTGTGGTTTTCAAAGTCCACAACCGCGATTCGGTAACCCTGA is a window of Janthinobacterium rivuli DNA encoding:
- the rpsK gene encoding 30S ribosomal protein S11, with amino-acid sequence MAKSQNNAASARVRKKVKKNVAEGIAHVHASFNNTIITITDRQGNALSWATSGGAGFKGSRKSTPFAAQVAAEAAGKVAVECGVKNLEVRIKGPGPGRESAVRALNNLGIKITEIQDVTPVPHNGCRPPKRRRI
- the rpsD gene encoding 30S ribosomal protein S4: MARYIGPKAKLSRREGTDLFLKSARRSLDSKCKLDVKPGQHGVKSGARTSDYGNQLREKQKVKRMYGVLERQFRRYFAEADRRKGNTGETLLKLLETRLDNVCYRMGFGSTRAEARQLVSHKAFTVNGIVVNIASYAVKVGDIVAVREKSKKQVRIVEALSLAEQVGMPSWVSVDAKKMEGTFKSLPERNEIANDVNESLIVELYSR
- the rplX gene encoding 50S ribosomal protein L24, producing the protein MDKIRKNDEVIVLTGKDKGKRGVVQQRIDAEHIVVDGINIAKKATKPNPMTGVTGGIVDKTMPIHVSNVALFNAATGKADRVGFKEVDGKKVRIFKSSGEVVKA
- the rpmD gene encoding 50S ribosomal protein L30, with amino-acid sequence MTNTVKVQLVKGLIGTRESHRATVRGLGLRRVNSVSELQDTPSVRGMINKVSYLVKVVG
- the rplE gene encoding 50S ribosomal protein L5, which codes for MARLQEFYKEKVVADLTSKFGYKSVMEVPRLTKITLNMGVGEAIADKKVLEHAVADLTKIAGQKPVTTKSRKAIAGFKIREGYPIGTMVTLRGARMYEFLDRFITVALPRVRDFRGVNGRAFDGRGNYNIGVKEQIIFPEIEYDKIDALRGMNISITTTAKTDDEAKALLAAFKFPFRN
- the rpsN gene encoding 30S ribosomal protein S14 — protein: MAKLSLINREIKRADLVAKFAPKREALKAIVDDQSKSEEERYEARLKLQALPRNSNPTRQRNRCAITGRPRGTFRKFGLGRIKLREFAMRGEIPGMTKASW
- the rpsE gene encoding 30S ribosomal protein S5 gives rise to the protein MAKMQAKMQSDKPDDGMREKMIAINRVTKVVKGGRIMGFAALTVVGDGDGRVGMGKGKSKEVPVGVQKAMEEARRNLIKVPLKNGTLHHTVVGRHGASKVLMNPAKPGTGVIAGGAMRAIFEVMGVTDVVAKSTGSNNPYNLVRATLDGLSKMSTASDIAAKRGKSVEDILA
- the secY gene encoding preprotein translocase subunit SecY gives rise to the protein MATNPQLAKSAAAGFPWGRLWFLLGALVVYRIGAHVPVPGIDPTQLASLFKEHEGGVLGMFNMFSGGALSRFTVFALGIMPYISASIIMQLLSIVSPQMEALKKEGEAGRRKITQYTRYFTVALALFQALGIAVALESQAGLVLEPGLAFRFVTVVTLLTGTMFLMWLGEQITERGLGNGISIIIFAGIAAGLPSALGGLFTQVSNGSIGSFSAIFIVILVALVTYFVVFVERGQRKILVNYAKRQVGNKIYGGQTSHLPLKLNMAGVIPPIFASSIILFPATIVDWFSKGADNANPAVRFLKDLAASMGPGEPIHALLYAVAIVFFCFFYTALVFNSKETADNLKKSGAFIPGIRPGEQTARYIDKILTRLTLAGAVYITLVCLLPEFMQAQWKVPFYFGGTSLLIIVVVTMDFMAQVQNYVMSQQYDSLLRKANFKGGIPTR
- the rpsH gene encoding 30S ribosomal protein S8, which produces MSMSDPIADMLTRIRNAQGVQKTTVAMPSSKVKIAIASVLKDEGYIEDFAVAEAGGKAELKIGLKYYVGRPVIERLERVSRPGLRVYKGKDEIPVVMNGLGVAIVSTPQGVMTDRKARATGVGGEVICYVA
- the rplR gene encoding 50S ribosomal protein L18; translated protein: MDKKESRLRRGRQTRIKIAELKVNRLSVHRTNLHIYANLISPDAKVLVSASTAEAEVRAELAGQSGKGGNAAAAALIGKRVAEKALKAGITEVAFDRSGFRYHGRVKALAEAAREAGLKF
- the rpmJ gene encoding 50S ribosomal protein L36; the protein is MKVLASVKRICRNCKIIKRKGVVRVICVEPRHKQRQG
- the infA gene encoding translation initiation factor IF-1, with the translated sequence MAKDDVIQMQGEILENLPNATFRVKLENGHVVLGHISGKMRMNYIRILPGDKVTVELTPYDLSRARIVFRTK
- the rplO gene encoding 50S ribosomal protein L15; amino-acid sequence: MELNTIAPAEGAKHYKRRVGRGIGSGLGKTSGRGHKGQKSRSGGFHKVGFEGGQMPLQRRLPKRGFKSMHATFKAEVRLSDLNNLAVGDVDILVLKQAGVLGVLARDVRVILSGEITKAVNLKGLKVSAGAKAAIEAAGGSVA
- the rpsM gene encoding 30S ribosomal protein S13 — translated: MARIAGVNIPNHQHTVIGLTAIYGVGRPRAEKICASTGVATNKKIKDLDDSELEKLRDEVGKFIVEGDLRRELSMNIKRLMDLGCYRGMRHRKGLPCRGQRTRTNARTRKGPRKAAQSLKK
- the rplN gene encoding 50S ribosomal protein L14, with translation MIQTESRLEVADNTGAKEVMCIKVLGGSKRRYAGIGDVIKVTVKVAAPRGRVKKGEIYNAVVVRTAKGVRRQDGSLVKFDGNAAVLLNAKLEPIGTRIFGPVTRELRTEKFMKIVSLAPEVL
- the rplF gene encoding 50S ribosomal protein L6 produces the protein MSRVAKMPIVVPAGAEVAISAQAITVKGPLGVLSQALTGQVKVENNAGTLSFDVANDSREANAMSGTLRALVNNMVVGVTKGFEKKLNLVGVGYKAQAQGDKLNLSLGFSHPVVHDMPAGVTCATPTPTEILIKGIDRQQVGQVAAEVRAYRAPEPYKGKGVRYADEVVKLKETKKK